CGGTGACGGCTACGTTATCAATGGGCAAAAAATGTTCATGTCCCTGGCGCCGGTGCTGGACGTGGTGCTGCTTTTCGCCAAACGCACCGACGGCGAAGGGCTGAACGCTTTTATCGTGGAAGGCAAGTCGCCCGGCTTTACCGTGCAGGAGACGCTGGAGACGATGGGCATCCGCGGGCTGGGTACTTCCATCGTTAACCTGGACGATGTCCATGTGCCGGCGGAAAACCTTATCGGCAAAGAAGGGCAGGGCTTTGCCATTTTACTGGAGGCCATCAGCATCGAGCGCATGAGCGTGGCGGTGCAGGGCCTGGCCGCGGCCCAGGCGGCTCTGGAGCTTTCCCTGGCGTACGCCAAACAGCGTAAAGCCCAGGGACGGCCTATATCCAGGATGCAGGCCATCCAGCAGCCGCTGGCGGAGATGGCCTCCCGCATCGAGGCGGCGCGCTGGCTGATTTACCGCACCGCTTTCCTCCGCGACCAGGGCCAGGGTATCCAGTACGAGTCTTCCATGGCCAAGCTGTTCGCTTCCCAGGTGGCGGTGGACGTCACCCGCCTGGCCATGCAGATACACGGCTCTTTTGGCACCATGAAGTCGCTCCCGCTGGAAAGGCTTTACCGCGACGCCAAGATGACCGAGATTTACGTCGGCATCAACGAGGTGCACCGCAGCATCGTCGCCAGCCGGCTGATACAGGGTTAACCTATAATATACAGACCTGCTCCTCCCCCTCTCTGTATACGGAGAGGGGAAATTAAAGGGGGAGAGGTTGAGCCCCTTTTCCCGTCTCCCCGCCGACCGGCTTCTGTCATCCTGAGCGCAGCGAAGGATCTCGGGGTGGAGTGGGGTAAAATATCCGGTACTTTGCCTGGAACGGATTAAAATTGACTGAAAAACATTTTAGCTTAACCAATACCACCGGCGCCGCCCGCGCCGGAGAGCTCAACACGCCCCACGGTAAAATCCTGACGCCGGTGTTCATGCCGGTGGGCAGCCAGGCCACCGTCCGCACCCTCACCCCCGCGGACATTAAGGAAATCGGCTTTAACATGGTGCTGGCCAATACCTACCACCTCT
The sequence above is drawn from the Dehalococcoidales bacterium genome and encodes:
- a CDS encoding acyl-CoA dehydrogenase family protein encodes the protein MDFNLSEQEKMLQNLAKDFAANEVAPQAAAIDRTGEFPALLAKEIGRRGFQGLPYPEVYGGSGAGYVSFVLVLEQLCKASVSVGAIMAVNTVPEEGIFRFGSDEQKKRLLTPLANGIRLGGIGFTEPDTGSDPSLITTTARRRGDGYVINGQKMFMSLAPVLDVVLLFAKRTDGEGLNAFIVEGKSPGFTVQETLETMGIRGLGTSIVNLDDVHVPAENLIGKEGQGFAILLEAISIERMSVAVQGLAAAQAALELSLAYAKQRKAQGRPISRMQAIQQPLAEMASRIEAARWLIYRTAFLRDQGQGIQYESSMAKLFASQVAVDVTRLAMQIHGSFGTMKSLPLERLYRDAKMTEIYVGINEVHRSIVASRLIQG